Within the Setaria viridis chromosome 3, Setaria_viridis_v4.0, whole genome shotgun sequence genome, the region ccctcgaagtggaCAAAGTTGACGGTGAAGTCGTTGTACGTCAAAGTCGAGCCGCCGTCCACCATTTTGCcccgcaccatctccttggtgcCGAGCTGCACCACCTTCGCGTATAATAGAGGACGTAGAGGCGGTTGCTCCCCTTGACCACCTTGGCCAGGAAGCGCTCTCGTCGATCCCAGATGCAAAGCACTCCGCTGTCGATCTCCACGCGCGACCCATTCTCATCCAGCTGCTCGAGGCTGATGATCGAGTTCCACGGTGCGGGGATGTAGTACCGTTGAGCAACCGATGCTCACCAGTCTTGGCAACGAGGACGATAGAgccgatgcccttgatgtccacGGCTGAAGAGTCGCCAAACTTGACACAGCCATGCACGTCGATGGTCAAGTCGGATAAGGACTCCCGGCACTCGGTCATGTGTCGCGTAGCACCACTGTCCAGGAACCAGCCATCGATCTTGTCATCACTGGTACCGTCGTCGAGGAAGACGTGTGCACGCGGCTTGTCAAGGTGGAGGACAGCCATCGCGGCCGGTGCCGTGGAAAGAAGCTCGATGGCCCCGTGAGCTAGGAACAaagccggctcctcctcctccttcgcaGCCTACGCGACGTGGGTCTGATCGCGCCTCGGCTGGTGGCACTCCATAGCCCAATGGCCTGTCCTACCACAGTTGTAGCAGGTGTTGTCTCGCACGCTCGCCAGCGGCGACGCCCTCGGCTTCTCCATGTGCGCTGCCCTCGATGCCTCCTCGTGCTTTTGGATGACTTGCGCTTGCGGTCGCTTGCCAAGGAAGAAGACTGTCCCTTCTTCCGCTCCTTCTAGCGGGCGAGCCACCTCTCCTCGGTGAGGTGGAGCTGGCCACCGATGGTGACCTTCCTGCCAGAAGAAGGCTCGTCGTGGTCATCGACCACCTTGAGCTGCCCCATCAGCTCCTCGGTCGTCAGCTTGGAGAGATCCTGCAGCGACTCAATGGAGAGCGAGCTACGTGTACTTCTTTAGGATGATGCGTAGGAATTTCTCGATGGCTTTATCCTCGGTGATGCCGTTGTTGCCGTACCTCTCCAGCTGTTGCATCAACCTGGAGAGACGGAGGGCGAAGTCGTCGAGGTCCTCGCCCAGCTTGAAAGCTAAACGATCCCACTCCTGACGAAGCTTCTGCAGCGTGGACCTGCGGGCGCGGTCGCTGCCAACTCGGGCCCAGCGATAGCCACCCAAGCGGCCTTCGCGGTCCTGTTCCCCGAGAGgttcgccgccatctccatcggGACTGCAGTGAGCAGCGCCTCGAGCACTTGCCTGTCCTCGTGACTGTCGATGTCATCGTACCGCACCGCATCCCACATCTACCGCACCTGTagcttcaccttcatcaccaAGGACCACTCCGTGTAGTTGGTCTTCATCAACATCGGCCACTACGTGTTGCCGACGGACTCACGGATGATGGTCTTCACGACCCTCGGGGGTCGGAGCTCGAAGTCAAGGTCAGAGTCGTAGTCGGAGTCAAGGTTGGAATCGTGGATGGAGCCTTGATGACGCGGGTCCTGGACCCACTGGTCCACATCCACatcccgctgccgctcctccgcGAGCACCTGCTGCTGGCCGTCTTGCGGCCCGGGATGATCGCCCTTCACCTCGGTGCCGGCGACGTGAGCCTCGGAccgacctccgcgccgcgcctccacctccaacGCTGCCAGGGCCTCACGCGTCGCCCTGGCCCCCTCCGCTGCCTCCGCAGCCCTCCGctgagcggcagcggcgaccgCTGCAGCCTCCGCCACAGCCACGGCTTGCTGCTCCGCCTCCACGGCGCGCACTGACACCGCCTGCACCGTAGCTAGGTGGCTCGCCCGCGCCTCCACCTCGCGCGCCTCTGTAGCCCACCGCGCCCGGTACCACTCGgccgcagcctcctcctcccgctgcgACCTCCTCCGCAACCACCGCCCTGCGGCGCTGCGAGCTGGTCACAGCTGAGCTATGGGAGAACGCTCAGGAGTGAGCCGGAACCGGTGGCGCCACACCGGCCGACGGTGGCGCGCCAGCAGCTAGGCCCGCGGCGCCCACTGGGCCCGCGCCGCCTGCGGTGCCCGTTGAGTTGCCACTGTCGGCCGCTCGTTGCCTCCAAGAGCCGGCCATGGAAGAGGGAGGGGATGCTGAGGGAGAAGCCGGGGAAGCTACCATCGCCCTAgagccaccgcccgcacctgccgcgccaccgcccgccgctgaTTCACGCGGGACACGCCCGCTGCTGCTGAGTaaggctagggtttcggggctTGGAGGGGtggagcaagagagagagaggagaggggtaGGTGGGGAAAGAACTAGGCTCTAGATACCAATTGTTGGTCCAAAATGATATTTTCCATTAACCACGCTTGCCACAAAGGTAGTTTGGATACATAAATAGCCTGCCATGGGTAGGTGGCTTAGAAACTAAGCAAAACATCTAAAGAGCATCAAGCACTAGCAAAGCATAATTGGTGATAAGGTGCACGTGGATAAAGTGCACACAGGCACTACTAACGAATTATTCTAAATTACCATCAGGACTTAATCTATCAATTGTCTATTTAGCACGCGGTTTATAAGAGCAAGCCGTCTTGCAGCTGGTTCGTTGTCTTCTATTACAAGCACATTACCAGCATTCAGAGGGACAATTTCCTGAAAACTGTTAAAAGATTACATAAGAAAAGATATAAAGGCATCTTCTGTCGAGTTAAGCAATAAAAACAATTCCAAGCCTTAAACAAAAAATTAACCTCATTGtggaaaacataaataaattcCAGAATCTCAGTTACAGTCAAAGCGACCATGGAATCTAAGAAATCAAGAAAATCCTGGAAATACTGAATACTATATGTAAGTATATACTGGTGTTGGCTTCTCCCTCCtgctctctctttcttttttcttttctttatttgtaCCTTGTAATTGTCTTGTAACACTGTCTCCTTAATGAACAACACGCATTGCACATTCTAAAAAACGTATGTGAACGAAAcatggaataaaacatatgGGAACTATTACACATTTTTCTGAGAAAATATTAGCACTGCAATTAACAATATTGAGATGGATAAAGTTCTCAGTTGCGATAAGATTGGTTACCCTAAAACATAAATATCTGAATAGTCATCAGCAGGAAGAAAATCATTCAGTTTCAACTCAGCGGTAGGTGCTTTTCCTCCAACATTCCATGTGGAGACAAATATCCTAAATAAGGAAATAAAGAGTTAAGAAACTGTTATGGTTTTCATATATAACTGAGCATGCAAGGTTAATTGTCTGACCTGATATGTTCGTATTTTGTAGCGTTTGCAGAGTGGCTTAGAAAATGGCTGAGGCGTATGCTCCTAACTTCTGTTCCCATTTAGTCCAAGAAGACACAAATAAAAATAAGCCAATCAAATTAAATCTGTAAGTAGAGTAAGCCAGGAAGCAAATTGGACAGAAATCAACCTGAAAGTTTCCGGAAGGGGGACGAAGATGGTGACTTCGAGTTGCTTGATCCACACTTAGCTACAATAGACAAGACAACATGAAACAGTTGGTTTTTGTAATCAAGATAAAGTAGCAAAGCTGTACTGAATGCAGTTTATACAAAATGCCAAGTCCTGAAATGAAGAGATCAAGTGCAGCACTATGTTTGAATTGGTTCGGTCTCTTCATTTAATTTcagaagttcaacattttgtacAAACCAAAGTTCAAACTCGTCACCATTTTCAATCCAGATGGGATGAAATTTGATAAAACTATCCTAAGATATATGTTACCATTTATCAGCGTACCGATCAACATTGATTGTTGATGgaagtttttcaaaagaaagggGATGAACTAACCTGTGGAGCAGCTTGCACGGTCTGTCCTCTTTGTGAACTTCTTATCTTTTGTCCCAAAAAGCTTTGGCTGACAGCCCTATAGTACAAAACAAAACACTTTTTAAGTCAAATGCTCCATTTAATTGCAATTATGCGAATGCATTCAAGATTTACCTAGACAAATAGAGGGGAAAAGGTACAAGGATAGAAGTTGAGAAAGAATACTATCATGATTATGAACAAAGGTAAAACAATAGGCGCGTCAACAGATACCTTCATCTTTCCATCATCTGGGAAAGCCATCCGCTTTTGAAGTCAGAAGAACAGTGGCAGCTTTCCCCCAAACTTCAACCCTGAACACATAATAACtcttagggcctgtttagttcacccccaaattctaactttgacactatgcaaaaaaaagattccccgtcacatcaaagttgcggtacatgcatggagtactgaatatagacgaaatcaaaaactaattgcacagttttattgtactttgcgagacgaatcttttgagcctaattagtcaatatttggacaataattcacaaatacaaacgaaacgctacagttacgctacagtaattttggttgtccaaagttggGCACCTAAACAAGGCATTAATTAATCAAAGGCTGAAACAGGTCATAAAGGATGACAGGCATGATGAGGCATGAGAAATCAAGACATTAGCAGCAGAGAAAAGAAGCATACACATGGAATTCTGACaggaaatatataaaaaaaggagCAGTTGTACGAAAACTTCACTTTTTCCAAGCAAGTACGAAAACTACGCCGGATCCAGACCGTTATTCGAAACCAAGTTCCCCCACTGTTCGACGACAGAAAACAGAAAAAACACCGCAAAACTAACAAAAAGATGCAATTTTCACATAAAAATCGAACATTACGCCAACAAGTCCCTCAACGAAGAATGACCCCTTCAAAATCCAACCATTCCGGAATTCAGAACGCAATACACCACAGAAGCAACGAGAAAcacaagaggaaaaaaaaaatcgtgaAAGCAGAGATTTCCCAGCAGCGGCAGGAACGCACCAATCAGCAGCGGCCCAATCCGTCCGCCCGGCAGGCCAGAACGAACCTCCGAGCCCCGCTTCCCCCGGCCGAGAGCCCGGAAGGAAACCTCCTAAAACCCCAGCGGAgaatccaccaactccacaacCATTCCTCCCAGACGCAACCAGAAAgagccgcggcggtggcggcggaggcggaggggcgccTCAAACCCGGAGCTGGGTTTGCAGGAAGCCGACGAGGGCACGGCCATCCGGGTcgaccccctcctcccctcctcccccgtgGATTAAACTACTCGGCCGCGACAACTGTACAGCGGGGCGTGGGCCGGCGCGGTTCCACGGCATTTCTTGGGGGCCGGGATCGGGGCCTAGAGACTATGGTGCGGGGATTGAAGTGTACCACTCTTCTGCGCATAGTTATGTCTCATTTCTGAATCAACCCTTTTCAACTGATCTTTTCTTGTTAGGAAGCaaatcttccaaaaaaaatcatccgGAATAAAGTAATCAAGATAAAAGGGGATACAATCTTTTTTATATTAACTCATGACGAACCCTTCTATCccgattggtaacaccaatcgAGATAAAAGACTCCCTTTTATCCTGCCTTTcatcctggttggtaatacaaactgagactaaagggtcCGACGGTTTTAGTCATTTTtaagccacccgtgggggaccatTTTATCCTGGTTAGAAATACCAACCGGATCAAAGATCCCAGTTGAtgttttccaaccgggataaaaggctcctCAGAGGGTTTTTTTCACTAGCCTttgcaatcgggataaaaggtcccggttgatgaacctttagtcccaggtcatattaactgggataaaaggggtagATGGAAGGTGAGCTTTCTACTAACGCAGGTCGATGCAATAATGTGGCTACAATTTCAAAACTGGACCGATTTAAGATGACCTAGGCAGCTTTATGTTTACAAGGAATAGACACGTAATTAAATTTCTAAACCTGGATGGTATCTACACACTCCAACCACCAGCTCAGTTCGTACTAACGAGGCTGTAGCTTCATCTCACACTCATGTAGTCACGTGTGTACAAGGACCCCATCTATCGTTGAACTCATGAAACAGCACGTGGTGGGATTCATCTGCCGCGGTTAATTAGGAAGTAAAATCATCCTCACTCGTAGTGGAAACGCATATCTCCTTCCACTTCGTCGCAGTTTCCCCCTACGCCGGGCTGGCCCTCTGTCCAAACCCCAAATCTGCCAGGTATATATATGGTAATGACTTTTAGTACAGCCGGCTGTCCGATAAACGATTGCTAcagcgcttatcacttatattcAATCAATAATTAACTACTGCGATAGTTTTTCCGAGCGAGAGGATTTTGCATGTGTAACTGACAGGTCATTAGCCCTTTCACCCCACCTGACCACATGCAAtcaatttttttcaaatttgaaaagtTATAATTCTTAAACCGGGCATCAAACTTAAATTCCGATTGCATAGTTGCATTTCGTTTAACAATACCTTCAAAATAAGATCTCACTTGCATATGTTTCGACAATAACTTTTTAAGAGACATAAACTGCTTATATGACCAGAAAAATGCCGAACCCAATTGGTTAAAATGCTTAATTGATGGCCTATCATTAAGCATGCATAAAATATCCGGCTATCCTAACACAGTTGTGTTGCCCTCTTCACAATATCACCATGAATATCCACTCCAATTTAACTAAGCAATTTTTTTAAAGTTATAGGCAACTTTTATAAAAATAGTAAACAAGTTAGAATACACTAAGAAGCATTTTCTCACATAAGAAAAACATCATTAAAATATAATGATGTGGGATCTAGTTTTGAAGCTCTTGTTGGAAGAAATGCAATGTGCAATCAGACTTTGATTTGGACACTTGATTTAAAAActatgaattttttatttttcaaaattcaTGCATGCGTTGTAATTATGGATCCATTCTTTTATCcattcacatgcatgcatgcgcttCTTTTCTTCTCGGTTTCACATGCAACGTTGGTCTAATGGGAGAGTATACTCTATGACCGGCCATAGAATAGCTTATTCTGTGCTAAGCCATCCAACACACTAGAATAATTATGGTAATTTGAATAGTTTCAGACAATAATGTAGTCAACTTACTATGTCTATTCTTGTATGTCGTAATTTATTATAAAATGATCGTATTCTTGGATGCCGTAATTTACTATAAAATGATTGTATACGATGAGGCTAAAATGTGTGAGAAATGCACGTCCTCCCAGTTCACGATGAGGCTGCAGCTTTGCTCGCGTGCCCGCTGCCGTAACCCAGTAGCACAAGTAGTTTTTTGAACACCCAAAGTAATTCCGTAATTCTATATTCAGCAAGCACAAACATGTATTTTCAATGTTCATATCAGAAACGGAACTAACAATCAGCACATGGCAAAATTTGCAAAATAGAAAACCTAAAGACATTACTTAATCAAGGTGACGCTAACCACCAGTAATTTTTTAACAGTCACTACAGGTGTATGATAAGAGCATTAACTTCAAAAATACCGACAACATTACTGAACAACGCAGTACCACGCACAAGCTCAACACCCGCAGTAATCACTACAAGCATCAGGCTAATCACGTAGATTTTTCTCGGGGAGATTAGTGAGAGGGGCAATTTTACAAGCATCAGTCCTCTTCCTTCGAGGACGATGTCCAGAGAGAGGCCTCGCAACCGCTGCAAACCGTGTGTTTTCCGAAGAGGGGAGGAGATCACAGGGAGGAGGTGTACAAAGTGAAGTCGGCGACAGCATGGCCGCCAGCAGGCCTGAACTCGTCGGCCGACGTTTCTTGTGCTTCTCCGGAGCTGGATTGCTCGGCTATTTCAATTGGGATTGCTTCGGCGAGAGCTCGTTTGATATCTCATCAACATTGACCTTCAGTAGCATGTTAATTCCACACACGATACATGCATAATTTGGAAAACCGGGCCTTTACTCCATAGATAAGATGGACCcaatagttttttcttttttttctatttagaTTCTTGAGCATGTGAGACGGTGGAGGCAATAAGAGGGTATACCTAAGAGTATAAAATAGTGGCTCAAAGGTGATGTCGTATAATAAGAAACAGGGTCAAACATATGGTTTTTCATGCTTCGGTTGCTAATATTAATGGTATGTTTATCCTCTTAAAAAGTAGCATTCTACCATCTCTCTAACATGTGTTGTTTGAAGCTCACTGTTGCAAAACACCTCATCTCTACCGACCCACCAGTACCGGGCCAATAGGCACCAAAGCTGGTGCGACGAGGAATGTGGGCTAGTGGAAAAGGCGTCAGCACGGGTATTTACTAATCCATGACATCGCTGAAGTTGGACCGGCATGGAAATAATCCATACCGACACTTAACTAGGCTGACACGAATGCTTTACATACCGGCTCACTTGGGCATAGGTACCTCTATATAACTGGCCCTCGGCCAAAATCTTAACCATTTCTCAACCAATCTTACTCtctcatactccctccatacccAAAAAACCTGACGTTTAGGACAGGATTGTGGTAACCAAGGAGTGATTAATTAGGGGTTTAGTTTTCCTTCTTTGCCCCTAATAAATATGGTTGCGCTTGCTCTCTGTACGAGAAAGTTAACCAGCTCAACTGGCTAGTGCGCGGAGCCTGCATTGCTGCGCCCCAGGTTTGAATCCCGGCTGCCCCACCTTTTTTGTTGCCCACTTCATTTTGCATGGCGATGGTCCGCTGCATGGCACTGTTCGCCCTGCGTGGCGCGCGCGGACAGCAGTTTTGCTCGGCGCCTGCATTTTCGCTTTGCGCGGACAGCAGTCTTGCATGCGCGCGGGGCAATTGTTTCATTTTCGTTTGGCACTTGTTTCATTTTCGTTTGTTGCCTGCGCGCTCGGATAGCTGATGGTTCGCGCTCGTTTGGAATAAGAAGACCGACGTTTGAGCTGCCTGTACTCCACGCCACTGGCTTATTTATGCGGCAACTTGCTTTCTCTCTTCTCCACGccatttgcttgcttgcttaaacgcctctctttccttctttctcaaCCATCTATTCTTTCCATCTTCTCTGTCCACTTAACCGAGCAATGAGTGCTTTTTTCCCTGCCTTTGATCTAAACGTTCGTTtggaagaagacgacgacggcaacCTTCCCATCGATCTCAACGAGCCAGTTTTGGAAGATGAGAACCACGGTAATGTGTCTTTCTCAGTTTGTTCTTTCTCATTTATATGAACAGCACCCCATGCAAATTATTTTCCTTTCTAAGTGTGGTCTTTCCTTTTCAACAGGAATAGATTTGAACTTACCATTAGATGAATTTGGAGCTGTTGACTTTGATTACGTACAAAACCTCACTGGTACAGTCCTCTCACTTTGTTTTTTGGTTTTACTAGTCATGCCGTGCCTAatttggagctgttttttttacTAGTCATGCCGTGCCTAatttggagctgttttttttttactagtcATGCCGTGCCTACACGGCAACCTTTCTCATTTATATGAACAGCACCCCATGCAAATGATTGTTTTTTTCCCTATAATTACATCATGTTGTGACTACTTTGGACTGTAAATAAGCTTGTTGTTATCATTATTAAAATGATTGGTTTTTTCCTTTAACTACATCATGCCGTGACTACTTTGCACTATTAAAAAGCTTGTTTTTTCGTTTTGCTAGAACAAGATGGTGATGCTCCCGTTCCACTACACCAACCGAAGAATGACTATTCTGGTCGTGTTAGACAACAAGTGTATCAAGCATTGTTGATGAGAAGCAAAAATGGGAAACTAGGCAAGCATGATACAACAATTGTATCTAACCAATTTGGAGTAAAAATTAGATCAGTTCAGCGCATATGGAGGCAAGGTAAAAACCAACTTTCTCAAAACATTCCGGTCGTGGTTCCTAATCTAAAGAAAGGTAGAAGTGGCCGCAAAGCAATCCCTCTAGATTTGGAAAAGTTGCGGGATATTCCTCTCAAGCAAAGGATGACCATAGAAGATGTGTCTAGTAAACTTGGTATTAGCAAATCTAGGATACAAAGGTATTTGAAAAGGGGTTTCATTAGgcgccactctagtagcatcaaaccTTACCTCACTGATGATAACAAGAAGACTAGGTTGAAGTGGTGCATTGACATGATTGATCAAGGTTTGCTTGATGATCCAAAGTTCAAGGATTTGTTTGACTTTGTGTTTATTGATGAGAAGTGGTTCTACCTCACTCAAAACTCAGAGAGGTACTACTTGCTACCCGAGGAAGATGAACCACACCGCCTTtgcaagaacaagaactacatccctaggaTCATGTTCTTATGTGTATATGCTCGGTCACGATTTAGAAATGGAGTATGTGTGTTTGATGGCAAAATAGGTTGCTTTCCACTAGTCAATTTTGAACAAGCTATTAGAGGAAGCCACAACCGTCTTCGTGGAGAGGAAGTAATCAAACCAATTCAATCAATCACAAGGGATGTGATAAGAGATTTCATGATAAATAGAGTGTTGCCCACAATTAGAGCAAAGTGGCCAAGAGAAGATGTCAACAAGCCAATATTCATTCAACAAGATAATGCTCCATCTCATTTAAAAGTCGATGATCCTCATTTTTGTGCGGTTGCAAAGCAAGATGGGTTTGACATTAGGCTTATATGTCAACCACCCAATTCTCCAGATTTTAACATTCTAGATTTGGGGTTTTTTCGAGCTATTCAAGCCATTCAATACAAGAAAGATGCTAAGACAATTAAAGATCTAATTCCAGCAGTGCAAGAGGTAAATGATCATCCATTCGATTGATTAAATTGATCTTGAACAACTAAAGTACTCTACTCACTACAATCTATTTTTTGTAGGCATTTTTGGAGTACTGTCCAAAGAAAGCAAATAGGATCTTTGTCACACTACAAACTGTTTTGAAGGAAGCAAAGGTAAAAGGTTGCAACAAAATCAAGATTCCTCACATGAACAAACAAGCACTAGAGAGGGAAAAGAGGCTGCCATTGCAAATCCCTTGTGAAGCTTCATTGCTAGCCGAATCACTTGCTAGTCTTCCTGTAACAAATTAGAAGATGCAAGTTTATGCAAATTATTAGATGAGTGTATCTTAGGTTTGCAATGGCCAAATTGAGAGATGTTGTACTGTACCTTAGTGCTCTTTGTTTGCTGCTTCTTAATATGCTCTTCCACCTTCTTCAAAACGTCATCAGTCAACTTGATTCTAGTACCATCCATTTCAAGTTTGGCCACATCAGGAATATAGAACTCGCAATCGAATTTGTCCATTAGATGGAACCACTTTACTGGCATATCGTAATCTTCGTGTAGAAGTCCACAACGGCCACACCTGCGTGCGTTCCGACGAGCTTGGTAGCAAGCTTCTCCGAAGACACCGCCAGCGTGGAACGTGCCACAGCGAGGGCATAGAGACTCGATGGAGTCAGGCTCGACGGAGTCGGGCACCATGTCGACTGAGTCTGCAACCATGTCGACGGAGGCCGCGACCTGCTCGACGGAGTCCGGCACCTCTTCGACGTCCGCGAACGTCTCATCCGAGTCCGCGAACACCGACGAGGCCGCGACCTGCTCGACGGAGTCCGGCACCTCTTCGACGTCCGCGAACGTCTCATCCGAGTCCGCGAACACCGACGAGGCCACGACGGCGAGCACCTCCTCCGCAACGGACTTCGACgaggccgcgacggcgagcgcgcgaCGAGCAGCGAGCACGCGGCGAGCGCCCTGCGACGAGCGTACAGGCGAGcgagcggcgagcgcgcggcgcacTTTCGGCGAGCGTGTGGCGAGCGTCATGGCGAGCGTGCGGCGCGAGTGATCCATTCGTGGCGGCAAGGAACAACAACGAACTCTAATAGCGAGTTGAGCGTggagaggaagatgaaggagcAAGCGTGCTATGGGAGATCGTGCTGAGGCAAATGAAGGAGTGGCGAGCGTGCTGAAGCCAGCTGCCAGCGTGAATCGAGGTGACGCAATTAATGGGGAGTGAAGACGGGCGGACGGCCGGACGGGCAATCGAAGCGAACGGGCGGCGTCGGCTAGGGGCAATCCAGTCCAAAGTTCACCCTGCCATGGCACAACGTCAAGCTTTGTAAAAACGGGCCAAAGGCCCAGAACGTCGACTTTTTtgagtacggagggagtatctccAACGCCACCGCCACACAAAGCCTAGCACTGTCTAGGTTAGTTGACTAGCAAAAGCAATTGTCACTGCTGGAGAACTGGCTATCGTTCCAGCACAAAAATATCGGATAGAGCACGCggggacccggtactaatgtaatTTGCACACATAGCACCAACAGGTACTAATAAGCTAGCAGCATTAAAGTATCGGATGGTGATATCAACCGGCAGCCCCACTACAAAacacccttcttcctccccaagcCAGAGCCATGAACAGAGAAGCCCATTCTTCATGGTGATGAGGGCTCAGGAGAGGTGCTGCACAATATTTTCACGATTTTGTGGAGATTTTACTCATCCAAGTCGTCCAAACGTTAGCAACTTGATCCTCCAATCTTTTATGGTTACGATGGTGTATTTTTTAATTTTAGATTT harbors:
- the LOC117850279 gene encoding type I inositol polyphosphate 5-phosphatase 5, yielding MAFPDDGKMKGCQPKLFGTKDKKFTKRTDRASCSTAKCGSSNSKSPSSSPFRKLSEVRSIRLSHFLSHSANATKYEHIRIFVSTWNVGGKAPTAELKLNDFLPADDYSDIYVLG